The sequence GACTGGAAGCCATTCGCACAGTCGATCGCAGATCCTTCACTTGGATACGTAACTAACCGATTTTTCGAGTTTTTAGGCTCGGACTTGGGTGTACAGCCCAGGCTGTCGAGCTCCGATTTGTACAGAGCACCGCGAGCGCCGTTCAGTGACCAGGATGACTTCCAAGCTCAGCAATACCTTAAATACCTCGCAAACCTGACGCCAGCCACCAAGGTTTCTGAGCGTGGTTTGCTTGTGTTTTCGGCCTGCTATCACCTTCGCTTCAGCTTTAAAGAGTGGCGCTCAGAGCGCAGTCACTTTTCAATGGCGTGCTTTTCATCGATAGGTTCCAGCGATCCGCACTTCATCATGCGAGGTCATCTGCGAGACTACAACATCCCCGTCCCCCAGGCCCTCATAGACTCGATGTCCAGATACAGGCACAGTCTGGGGTTGAGCGCTATTCCATCTCCGGACGAAGGCAATCCATTACTTACGGAAGCCTTGCTCAACAAGCTAATGTGGAGACTTCCCAAAATGCCTGGGTTGGGGTGTTCTCCTAGCGAGCTGCTTGAGCGAGCCGTGGGTTTTCGTATTAGTCAGCTTGATACGCCAGCACCCGTTCGTCCATCACGAAGCGAAAGCTCGCGCCAGTATCGATTGAGTTGGAATCGTAAGCAGGTTTCGAAAGCACGTGGGGCCGCCCACCAACAAGACTCTGCGGATCTGGACGCCGATTATCACACGCAGGAGCACCCGCCTCCATTATTTGGTATGCAGCAGAGAGAAGTGCTCGTTCTTTCAAAGACTCAAGGACAAGCCTATGTCGCAAGCTGTTTTCCAAGAAACCGCTTAAAAATTGCGCTGGAGTCGTTAGAGGTACTTCGGGTATACCGTTCATGCAGTGCGGATCGGTTAAAGCTGGTAGCACTTGAAAAACTGCTCCTCTGGTCAGTTTATATCAAGCATAAAAGTTTCTACTCGTTGACCCCGCTTGATGCTCGGGAATTTTACGAGTTTTGTCTTGCACCGCCTACGAGCTGGGCTGCCAATCATGCTCAGGCAAGGCTGAGCGTCCGAATTACGGGCGTGCTGCCAAATCCAAATTGGACTCCATTTGTCCGCATCTCTGGCAGCGATGAAGAAAAAATTGTTCGGGCAGGCCGAATCATGGGCTGGTGCGAGAATGTTTGTAATTCACTATTGGTGATCGAATCGGTCAAAATCAACATTTTTTCTGGCATGCTGGACTAGCCATCGCGAGATGTGTAACGAGACGCGCGTGACTAGACCAGCAGCGGAAAACAACCGCCGTCCTCGGCCCAAAAAATCACTCCGTCAAGCCAATAAGAGGCTCAAGCCTAGAGCGGGCTTTTTCAATAATTCCGTATATGAGTATATTCGGGACATGGGGCGTCAGTCTCAAGGTGGCCGCCCTTTTGCCCCACTGTCGTTTCGCCTGGGCTTAAGTTGAGCCACTTCGAATTGCTTGCTCACATCGTTAGCAATCGCCTGCACTGGAATGGCATGCAGTGGGCTGTTTCGTCCACAGCCTAGTGCTCAGAAGCACCTTTCACTCTCGCCCTGCCGGCGCCGACCGCCCCGAAAAATATTCTGTGCCTGGCTTATGGCACGGCGAAAAGTGTGCATAGCCACCTTTCTGAGGCCCCGGACTGGGAGCCGAGAAAATTTTGAAAGGTGGTCGTGGCACGCGGAAATTGGCCATTAAATGGGTGTCCTTTCAATCAATCGGGACACCTCAAATGCGTACACTGTTGATCGGCCTTCTTCTCTCCGCTGCAAGCGATGTACTGAGCGGCCTACTGCTTTACTGGATGACCGAGGAGCGCACTCCAGCAGCTCCCATCCCTTACTGTTGGTCACCAGCTGTTCCTGGCCAACCTCAACCCGCGGTCGACGAAGCGCACTAGTGGGATTGGAGCGGGATGAGATCAGCAGTTGCCGTAGCCGATCTGGGGGAGACCCATCGCTTGCGGCATTGGACACTGACCAACAGGCCTCTCCCTTAAGCTGTGTGACGTCAGCTTTCCTCCGCTGGGGCCAACTCGGCATCGGCATCATAAGTCTGCTTTTTGCCAGGAATCAGCACGATTTTCTTCAGATCGCTGACTAGCAAATTTATGCTTTTTCCACTGGGAGCAAGGGCAAGCTCCCCTAAGGCGAAGACGCGGAAATAATCCGCATCCTCTAGCTGCAAGATCTCCTCAAGGTAGCGTCGAAAGCGGTACTCGCCCATCTGCTCTTTGGACACATAGAGAAAAACGAGCTTTCCATCTAGACGGTCGTAGAACCTGAGCTTGAAGCCGGCACCATAGCGCCCGACCAAGCTTGCCCCGCCGTGAAGCACACGGTTGGAGGCTCCCAGCTTTGCATAGGAGATGCTCTTGAAAAACCAGGAAAAGGGCATCTCACCTTCGCCCACCACTTGCAGTTTCATCGTCTTGAACTCTTCTGCCGAGAGTTCCTGTCGCGCTTGCCGATAGCACTCTACCAGCCGCTCAAGACTGCTGGTACGGTGGCTCCTGGATTGATTTCCACCTTGGCCTACCCTTTCGCTTCGATTCCCGCCAGCAACCTCGCCGCCCTCCCCAGCACCGCCAGTTGAGTCTCCCCCTGCAGCCTGTTCAGCATCGGGTTCAAAGACATCAATATAGTCATGCAGCTTGCGCCGAGCTCGACGGAGGAAAGCATCTTTCTCGAATTCACCAGGCAGCTTGCCATCGACCTCCTCCGCGCCCTCATCGATCATCCACTCACAGTCCGGAGAATGTGTGTACTTGTTGTTCTCGCGGAAGTGGGCTGCCCGGTAGGTGTCGTACGGTTGCTTGTCGTAGTTGACGGCGGTGATCTTGGCTTTCGTCGCGAGGTCAC is a genomic window of Stutzerimonas stutzeri containing:
- a CDS encoding ATPase, with translation MSTRTPITRAYCVQLGEVLSIAEARRAFFSLPLPRSRFDFLCSNESCRDLATKAKITAVNYDKQPYDTYRAAHFRENNKYTHSPDCEWMIDEGAEEVDGKLPGEFEKDAFLRRARRKLHDYIDVFEPDAEQAAGGDSTGGAGEGGEVAGGNRSERVGQGGNQSRSHRTSSLERLVECYRQARQELSAEEFKTMKLQVVGEGEMPFSWFFKSISYAKLGASNRVLHGGASLVGRYGAGFKLRFYDRLDGKLVFLYVSKEQMGEYRFRRYLEEILQLEDADYFRVFALGELALAPSGKSINLLVSDLKKIVLIPGKKQTYDADAELAPAEES